cctgTTTTTTTAGgcgttcgtatggatagtaaacccggcaattgtaacaagcccctgtggTTCAATACCAAAAATATACAGCGGTATCTAATCATTTATGGGGAAATTGTGTATTCTTTCATTTAATAATAATTACACAAAATCAATCCTTTGTTCCTACCTGAAGTCTTTGTAAGAACGTTTATACAAGAAAGACTATTCTTATCATCTTCATTTCCCCGCAATTTTTCCAATTTTAGcactaaaaataataatatctgtTTCGGATACGGAATGTACACGATAAAACCCGTAAAGACGAaatggtttataaaacaaataatacacgatggtcttgatgtatagattcttcgtactgatgttgtttatcatcttaacaacgtgttttatagttctttcatttgtctttgttctactattaatattacttttactgttaaatggtttcatatgatatccgtttcacgtggctcggtacttatacatctcgtcaatgtgtttgtattggctttcatttttttgtggtttgttttgtatttgcgactttttgtatttcttttgttcttataacgtgactctgtactttaaaagatcccgtcagtatgatattgttctattatatgtcattatgatatatttctattatgaattacaatatacgttgaaccacaaacgtcaaaatcaattaatcacgtagtggtattaactgtttttggattcttataaattctatatataactttttgactagtttaaatctcggtctatttcttaaatttattcttacatacttttgattttttaaccctgtatgctaacattcccatgaaaattttaaaattgtttgtacgcacattgaacgacaaatttatgtgacgtataaaattttctgacgtcagacactcaataaatgtgttcgtagatagtagatgtttttgtgatctgttaaattgttccttttaaaattgttaaacgatgatgactgatgtacccatattttgactattatatttattgtgtctgtttatttaacgcatcaatgtaaaaatatcggaaattgatgagactgtcattacaaaagtgagagggttagcgctatagaaccaggtttaatccaccattttctacatttgaaaatgcctgtaccaagtcaggaatatgacagttcttgtccattcgtttttgatgcgttttgttatttgattttgccatgtgattatggactttcccaattgatcttcctctaagttcagtatttttgtgattttactttatattttatttacgcCATGGCAAGGATTTGTAATATACTATGCAAATTCTTGCTCATGGTAACATTAAAGCCTTTGGAAATTTCATCCAGCTGTTTTACTTATGGTTAGTTGAATTTGATTAGATAACAGcacaaattttacaatttgtttttcttcatatttttgaaTACTGAGTAACATTTTGATAACTTGTAAATTTTGTTATTGATGAAAAcaaggcagtggcggatccaggggggggggggggttccgggggtgcgcaccccctttatttttgccgatcaatgcatttgtatcgggacatatgttttgcacccccctttgccctgggtgccaagggttagcaccccccccctttcgaaaattcctgcatccgcccctgcaagGCATTGTATGATAACAATTCCTTGATGAAAACAATTCttatcttattattattatattgatgaAAAACTGAGAAACGTAAGAAACTAATGAAAATTCAGGAAAAAACTTTCCATGAACGAAGTTGAAGTGTAAAAATATATAGCTCTGCTCAATCACGATTGAAGACTACAcatatgttgaaataaaaatgtcTTATTGATATCTttgtctttgggttgctgtctcgttGTCCGTGTATACGGCACATCTTTTGTGCATATATAAATTAACTTTAACATCGCCCGCATAATGTTCAATGGCGgccggatccagaactttttgtaagggcGGGCCCGCGCTGACTGATCTAAAGGGGGGgcttcagtcatgcttcagtgattccctatataatcaaccaaatttttcccacaataagccccccccccttggatccgcctatgattttcttaaatgattaataaaataaaactttagtAAATGAATTTTACCACTAAGAAAATATTTGTAGACCCCAAATACAGCGATCACAAGTATGAAATAAGTAAATAACACCAACAAAAACATACAAAGTCATGGAATttctgtttcatagatgacgCCGAATATATTCCAGcggttgtaactacaatcccattccgtcttttcctcgaatgtgacataccgaataaGACTTTTCGTCGGATGCATACTTACACGAGCAACACGATGGATGTCACAGGTgtaacaggatctgcttaccattttGGATCACTTCCTGGTTTGGTAGGGAtagtattgctcagtctttagagttctgtatgttgtgttttgtacactgttgtttgtcttttcgtcgttttttctttgtttttgcactgaaattgtcagtttgttttcgacttatatAAGTTTGAATATGCCTGTTGTAGCTTTCGCCTCTCTCTTATTGTGAAGCCTTTAGTAGCTTGGTGAGTGACAGTAATATGAAGCTTTTGTTATTTATTGGAGCACAGATTATTGCTCTTCATTTAGGTCAAAAGGTTTTGTTTATACTGAATATTCTACAACATTGATACAGTGTCATTTGTTATCTTTTTAAACCAGCACTTTACTCATGTCTGCATAGAGTTCGTTTGAATACACGGACCCTAGTCTCTGATCTTCCACATCCAATGACCTATGGCCACCTATATAAACTGCAAACCAGaatcattttaaaatgaatttcccataatttttttttttttttttttatacaaatgtccatgaattgaaagaaaaacaacaatattATTACTTAGATCCATCAAAATGCTGAGACTCAACATGTCGTCTCTAAAGGGAGAACCTAGTCAGTCTGAATAGACTGGATTTGCTTTACGTTGCAAACTGTAAATATCAATTTCAGAATTTGAAAGTTTATATACATTGTAACTGTATTGCTTTATCGCGAAAGCTTAGTACCATAGTTTGATTACACATTAAAAGATAAAGGGAACAAACGCTCAACAGTTGAAAGCTTAATCTAAACATCATATTTAATTGGTAAAAATATTAATGTCAAATTGATACAACATGTTCATAATTCTGTAATGTAATGTTTAAACATATGATACCGAATTAAGTGTACATGACTGATGTATCCGAACTAAAAGTCATTATGTTCGTTCGAGAACAAATAATTGGTAAGCTACTTGTCATACTaagatacaaataaaacaatcttTGCATCAGTGAGTTGCTCAAAGTTTCAGTACAACATTGCATAAAccaattttatgtaaaaataattaCAATGCCAACTTAATAAAGCCTTTTGAGAGGAAATGTTACCATCGGGGACTGACTATTTAAAGAAAAGAAGATGGGGTACAATTGGCAGAGACGACTCTACAGCAGAAACCAAATGACGAAGAAGTTTGACAGTTTACCAACAGCGGTACTAAAAGAGAGGCGAacaataccaaagggacattcaaactaaaaaaatatactgacaacattatggcaaaaaaaaaagaacaatagaacaaaaaacagaaaacagacaaagcatacaaaacaaagaaactaaaaactaagcaaatCGAATCCCACGAAAACTGAGTGTAAAAGACAACATCtagtttatcaaaatttaaaagacttagagatgattattttttaacaaatatgtattttgaacACCAAATAGGTGTCAAATGTGAAGTGACTGCTACTAAACCCGTTACTGATTGTAGCGATGTTAATCAATAGTGCGTATTTAGTCATGGCACAGTCTGTCTTTCATTTGTAATGGTTTTTGACTGAACAATTGGAATATTCGCCTCTTTTGAAATAAGCTCAAACTGTATCAAAGCTGTTGTATCCAACTGTTGACAAAcccatatattgttttaaaacgtGACATATTAAAATCATTAATGATGTTGTAAttgtacaatgtacaatgtatcatATTTAACGAAAGATGTGGGTGTCTCTCAAATATGTAAATGATTATAACAAATGCAAAATATTACTGAGTGGTGATTTAAATTGATCTGGGTAATTGAGATTTAATTGAAAAACATTGAAGATTACTTTGTAGGAACTacttgtaaatgaaaaataagagAACGTGAATTAGTTAACTCACAATACTGAAAAACAATGGTTGGCATGATAAATTTTAGAAGCAATGTTTCACGATAACTAAACATCCAAATTTTCAAAGTATAGTCAAGTTGTGAATGCATTAAATAACTCACAAAATGAAACGTTTGGGACATTGGTCCCGCTACCCAAGCAAGTCAACTGCAGAGTCATCAGACGTCAGACCAATCTTTGAATATAAATCAGAACAAATAAGTTGTCTGTATACTTTGaagtaaatggaaaaaaaatattattctttttaattgtCGTGAGCTAGAATGTCTTTAATATTGCTCTGTTTTGCATGATAAATGATATAACTAACTATCCAAGTCGTCAGACTGCAGCAAAACATTTTGCGGATCGTATAACCTTCGTCTAAACTCGTTTTCCAGTTTTGGAAGAAATTCAAATTTGGTAGATGTCCTTGCCCCAGTGATCTTATCAATATAAGTACCAATCATCTCAGTTCCTCCTCTCTCTAGTTCAACTCTACCATGAGAAATTGGTGGCCATAATCCACCAGGTGGCGGTACATGTATAACTGCATGCAATGTTGTTCCTTGGTCTGTAACGTACATTGGATTTTGGGTTTCGGAAATGTATATTTCTACTTTgccatcttcttttcttttttcttgtgtGATTTCATCTACATAATTATAGGTTAAAGATATACTTCGTCTCTCTCCAATATCAACTTGTTCGTCAATGGTGTAACACTTATGAAAAATATCGTCACACATTTCTTCCTCAttgtcaataaataattttgtggGATCATGGACGTCGTGTTGAAACGGAGCTGTGACAGCTACCCCGTACGTATAATTACAAGTACGCGATGAAACTATTCTTGGATTATGACCGTAAAGTACTGCCCCTTGAAGAACAGCCTGTCCTCCCTGTTGCGGAATGAATACTTCTTTGTCAGGGAATGCTTCTTTTATTCGAACACGTATTATTTCTGACTCAGAAAATCCCCCAACCATCATAATGGTTGAGACTCCAGAACACTGTGgatcttttaaaacatttgttatttCCTTAACTATACATTTGATCGATTCAGCAAAAAAGctaagaaatattttttctgtgataattaACTTGTCTCTTTTTATGCTCAAATCTTCTTTCATGCTACCGTCTTGTACTAAACCTGAAAAACTGCAGCCGGTTGTTTCGGAAAGAATATCACACAATGTAACTGGTAATCTTACAACGACATTTTTACctacaaatgttttctttttggtTTCAAAGTTTTTCATCATATCTGTATAATCATAGATATGGTTTTCTTTAAATTGACGAAGGACTTCTCCACCACATATTTTCGTGAGCAGTCGTCTGTATTCTTGGTTAATAAATTCACCGCCATACGGCCCACCACAAGCCCTATGTATAATAGCAAGACCGCCATTTTCTTCCACTTTTTGGGCTGATATGTCAATTGTTCCACCTACAATTtagataagttttttttataaggaaTGCATTACAGTGAAGAATAGGAGGAATAAAGAAGCCCCAGCAAACTAGCAAAGGAAAATTCTGTTACTTCCACTTTTCTGATGAACTTTTACATTCAACCTAgcaaaattgaaaacatttaaGTGTCttatagtaataaaattgagaatggaaatggggaatgtgtcaaagaaacaacaactcgaccatataacagacaacagcagaaggtcaccaataggtcttcaatgcagtgagaaattcccgcacccggaggcgtccggcttcagctggcccctaaatacatatatatatatatatatatatatactgcagctgtgctatttgagcagtcaaattgtattgactgtatatttatatgtgatatacagtcactgaccgtatatcaccttgtttatgacgttgacaatgctTTTCCGtacagttttatttatgacgtcaataaaacatacaggttcgcggcaATTTTACGTTGTCCGCTCACAATTAAAGAATGAcggtttttaccctaaatacttcattttgaaCAGTTATAAAGAGTTGTAGtattatataaagaataaccatacattgtctcgaaatatcaatctgttatttgtactcggctcgaaacagatagaaatgctcggcacagcctcgcgttctacctgtttctaagccttgtacaaataacattgatatttcgagacaatgtatggttattctatatttattttaaaaaaatgcatttaacaacctgtaaaatgtcaatattttaaCTAGCTAATTGTCAATAATAGACATGAAAGGACATATTTTCCCTTGGTCGACATTAATCATACGTTTGCTACCGATTGGAGGGGGGAAAACCCAATTAGTTGAAAAAATTGAGGTGCATgttgaaaatatcaattatttaaaaatgtcgAATGAACATACATTCCTGTGTAAGTGTAATAACATTTTCCCGTCTTATCTTAATCTATTTAAAGTTGATTACAAAAAGCACAAACCTCCACCATCTACAACTATAAATTTTTTCCCAGGGTCAAAGTTCTTCAATGAAATTGTGTTATCATCACCAGCTATTCTTTCTAGAGGCAAACTTTTTGCATAAATAGAAGCAGCTTCTGGTTCATAAACCAATGAAAATTTCTCTAAATGAATACCTGcctagaatagaaaataaaaagtacaaaaagaatcttttaaaataatttcaactgatttttcttgataataaaaataaatatcgtTCGTCATAATTTGAAATTCTTGTCACCGTCGATATACAGTATAAAAGATGTGAAACAAGTGGAGCAGGATTGACCACGTAGCCTTCTGAGCATTTCAGTTCATTCTAGATCTTTTTGGAATTGAATTAATTTTATCTAGTGTTAGTTTTCTGTACCATCTTCCGTGaactttttttagttttgttatttcaatagttttatCATGTTCACACGATACGGACATAATTATCAGGAGTGTGCTTCTTACACAAAATAAGATCTATCCGAGAAGGGAGGAAGAAATCGAAACAACATATTCTTTTACATTCACCACACAATGTGTCAGTGGTTCATGTTTTTGCGGTTTTTGATGTTTGGATACCAGTAAAGTCGTATGATCTGTCAGAGAAGCTTATACATCGTGTTCTTTCCCCCGATTATGCCATTTTAATTGactaaaaaatattgatttgaatGACAGATGATGAATAGATGGCGGAGGACGCCTTCACTGTTGTGTTCCTTTCCGAGGTCATGCGATTCCTTCTGTTGTTTGTTTGGTACCTTGGTTTGTCTCTTCTTCATCGATTTACATGATTTGAAAATCGTCAGAATAAAtgcaaaatgtatatattatattcagGCCTCCAataatatattcacctgttacctattaccttaagccccagtcccactagaccacgatagCACCACGCTCACCgtgatctaaaataaatttagatcgtggtgaggtcgcgatatgagcggcatgaaaatgtaaattttcgttgctttcacgatgctactacgtcctctctacgcttctacaaagatcccgctacgattataccacgttctcaccgcgcttattctgcgacctcactacgcttatcaagatctttctacgctcttcacgttctcgctacgaccataccacgagttatccgattgcaacacgatcttactgcgattattacacgttcttactacgattatactacgttcatagcgcgatcttactacgttctcagtaataacgtcaacatcgtgttccatatcaatacagttcaattccttctatttctgactaaatcgtagatttctcggaaacaatacagtcatgccaccaaaatctaccagaacacttgggcatggtggtaggagttgatgtagaggcagagggaacaaagtaacgaatcctgatcaagcagagatgtcggaccgaccaattcaccctaaattacaacctattgctggtccatgaagctcaatgacgatattttagtgaacgataacagagatgacatagatgtatcaatatatataggaagatgtggtatgagtgccaatgagacaactctccatccaagtaacaatttataaaagtaaaccattataggccaaggtacggccttcaacacggagccttggctcacatcaatcagcacgttataaaggacccaaaatattactagtgttaaaccatttaaacgggaaaaccaacggtttaatctatataaaaacgagaagcatggttgagccgttagagcaaatggataattacattcaaacaaacaaaatctagggagcttttttttatatattttatgtgaaaatgacaatgagaatgatggtcgtttgtgaacgtagtcaggtcgtaagaagcgcgtgatgaggacggcaagggcgtgctagaatcgtactatggtggTGAacaacgtggtatagtcgtagtggaagcgtagttgggtcgcagtgagaacgtgatggtcgtagtgaggtcgtgataacgtcgctgtgcgatCGTAGGGCAGTCTCttcgaatagaatcacgctctcgctacgattgtacagcgacctttgcgatctttcTACGATCTTAGTGcactctcactacgcttctactacgatctgatttcgccacgaccgcacgacgattgttttgaacatgttcaaagttggccacgctctttaCGATCTTGAAGAcatcaccacgaccgtgatacgaccttacttcgatctacacgatcgcactacgatcatcaaaatttgcatttttttcacagatcgtagtgcaatcgtggcctagtgggactagggtattatctgtacgttccgcatttgacaggcgcaccaccaaacggtgtatttaggattttgctatatacacgggtcataatcaaagggtacgttccgcatttgacaggcgcaccaccaaacggtgtatttaggattttgctatatacacgggtcataatcaaagggccgacactactaaattcaatctttGTCAAATTTTTCCCTATataattgtagttttattcagcaatcagcaataCTTTCTATGATAACTAATATGGGACaatgatgtttttaaaaaatactccattcctggatagccaggaccttttgttttccaaataattttttttaccaataattgacaagttccaggtcgacgggttcaaacagaaagatttgagagcagagaaaactgtgtatcttataatcgacatgactttatcagatgacaataccaattactaaaataagacTTAGGCATAGTTGTATACTTTTATTCAGTGACGAACcagcgatatcacgggtgtgtaccacgttaaatttaagtattaaaagcgtAAATTCATGATTTTATATCAAacatgtattattgactgaagcacgttattattttccctctgtgagcctctgacagtttttacatagataaattcagccgtataagaaaagcaaaatgagaatgttaaatttgatgtatgcctttttgtgctactttgttacatttgttgtctatgtagtgatattaagatgataacacaatattgactgttgtacccctatttttgacatttttactctttgagtatgtttgttttgttcatgcatcgttgacaatgtaatggaatttgatgcgactgtcatacaagtgagaggtttagctagctataaaaccaggttcaatccaccattttctacattagaaaatgcctgtaccaagtcaggaatatgacagttgttatccattcgtttgatgtgtttggacttgtgattttgccttttgatttttgattttcctttttgaattttcctcggagttcagtatttttgtgtttttactttttgatagcTTTTGACTACTTCACATAGTTACCAGTGTTATGATggcgtttttgaggttccaattggggataaaaacgtcgtatatacccggcagtttcctgaatatatactgacatctctgtgtttttatccaatcacaaacctcgacacatttgtaatccgtaatatatatgggcgtttttcaataaaaacgtactttcttgtcccagccactttaaaaacaatgtgtttgatctttgcaagtaattttttgtgcagtcagtacattgaattagatataacatttttaagcaaagaagcagtttattttttagagggattgataagatattgattcctgaatggtccaaaacaaccaaaatggcatgtccctagaccgcctgttcaacattcatactctcaaatatcgtaaaaaatgtagaaataaatattaattttacctAATATattaagttctttaataattcaaaggTATATTTAGacccaacatattttaataaacagcttttaacataggattttttattttagaaggtgtgtccctaacacaatgtccactacgaaacgaagtcattaaaacttgcttataaacagttttataaaatcaatgtaattttttgtttgcaagagatataaacattagggtcttacaaaagaagtgatgcttttataacggcaattaaactgttggtaaaaaaaattgagcatatcaaatggaccagagtgataccgtatttttgtaaatgtccactacgaaacaggtcaaatctccttcagtaactggttttaaaattatgaaaaaaatatcagtgtacagcttaataacgctttgatgaatacagtcagtcttgttactattgcaatattggggttatgagaaaaaaataaaacatgtgaatacgtcccctacgaaacggtcccctacgaaacaagtttgggagaaaaacgtttcgtagtggacactaccactaccatgcagtcttttttactcttttttcaattatattcgtgcaaagcaaataacaaaggttagtttcatgtaatttttattatgttttattaacatagaataggaTTGTCAatttgatgtcaactacgaaactttttgtccactacgaaacggttttgtcaactacgaaacgcattaaaatgtccactacgtaacatgagttgtacgttcatatgtgaagtactgtctaatctttatcgataaaaaatggttctccaattcagaaaaaaaatgagatttttctattatataaagtaaacaaactggaatgtctataggaaacatttaaaattgcaaaaatatgtgtgtttagaagcagtttcgtaggggacaaaagtcccctacgaaacagtacacaaattatgaaaataatataatttttaaagagtatttaagattgcactttttgtttacaaacaagtctataatagaggtattcaaaataactcttgaaaataaattttagactagttgattttccatttttttttaggtctgaaaggaacgtttttattgaaaaacgcccatatacaCCTGCTTTCatcttttaaaaagttaaatatcaTGTTTTGGTTTAAAGTTGCGTGTTCTACATACCTTTTGGGCTGACTGTTTCATGAATTGTTTGCATGCATCATCCCATATAGCTGGAACAGTGATTACCCAAGTAATGTATTCCTCTGGTACCCCAGTATTTCTGTGTTCAAGCTGGTCAATCACGTGCTTCCTCAAGTAACCAATGGTATAAGACAAAACTAATTTGCCTGAAATCTTTTTCCCGGTAATGTCTTTCATAAGTATGTCCTGTCGCACATCCTGTGTAAGAAATATGTACGACGGACAATTAATAATGGTGCTACAGTTTTGTTTGCCACAGTTAGGTTATAAAAATTATGTGTGAAGGGATAACTATTCCAATAAAACACATCtacttttcaagttttaaaagttttcacTTGTTTGGTTTTCCAACAACGTTTGCAGACATATTGTAAAATAAAGGCTAAAAGGTTAGGTTATCTAGAAAGGAACCGTGATTAATGTCGTGtcctttttatagccgactatacggtaagGGCTTTTCTCATTGCTAAGGGCTATACGGATACTTATAATTGCTTGCATCCACTTAATTGCAACTTTCgcggataattgtctcattggcaatctgcCACAATAtttccacatctccttattttaattaaacagagagaaaaatatcaaaagacattTGAAAACTAACACGGTCTTCAAAAATTATATGTGCCTATATTTTAAATTGTCAAGCTCTAACATGTCTAAAACATCCCATGATTAAATAAGttgtgtataaaaaaaactagaggctctaaagagcctgtgtcgctcaccttggtctatgtgcatataaaccaaaggacacaaatggatcatgacaaaattgtattttggtgatggtgatgtgtttgaagttcttactttactgaacgttcttgtttcttacaattatatctataatgaactttgcccattagtaacagggaaaattatttggtaaaaatttacataaatttaccaaattaatgaaaattgttaaaaattgactataaagggcaataactccttaaggagtcaattgactatttaggtcatgttgacttatttgtagatcttaatttgatgaacattattgctgttaacagtttatctctatctatattagtattcaagataataacaaaaaacggcaaaatttctttaaaaaataccaattggggaacagcaacccaacaaccggttgtccaattcatctaaaaatttcagcgCAGATAGATATtcacttgattaacaatttaactccttgtcagatttgctctaaatgctttggtttcagagttataagccaaaatctacattttacccctgttctatttttagccgtggcggccatcttggttggatggcctggtcatcggacacatttttcaaactagataccccaaagatgacgttggccaagtttggattaatttggcccagtagtttcagaggagaagatttttgtaaaagattatttagatttacaaaaaaatggttcaaaattgactataaagggcaattactcctaaaggggtcaactcaCTATTTCAGTCATGCTGACTTaattgtaaatctaactttgctgaacattattgctgtttacagtttatctctatctataataatattcaagataataaccaaaaacagcaaaatttcctcaaaattaccaattctggggcagcaacccaacaacgggtt
This sequence is a window from Mytilus edulis chromosome 1, xbMytEdul2.2, whole genome shotgun sequence. Protein-coding genes within it:
- the LOC139499688 gene encoding heat shock 70 kDa protein 12A-like — protein: MEVDNTVLVVGIDFGTSGSGYAFSFRHEYKNDPLNISTYSWTGSAYKTPSSILIKPDQTFDSFGDEAEEKYKDLCEKELEREWFFLHGFKMQLYKAVENGQDVRQDILMKDITGKKISGKLVLSYTIGYLRKHVIDQLEHRNTGVPEEYITWVITVPAIWDDACKQFMKQSAQKAGIHLEKFSLVYEPEAASIYAKSLPLERIAGDDNTISLKNFDPGKKFIVVDGGGGTIDISAQKVEENGGLAIIHRACGGPYGGEFINQEYRRLLTKICGGEVLRQFKENHIYDYTDMMKNFETKKKTFVGKNVVVRLPVTLCDILSETTGCSFSGLVQDGSMKEDLSIKRDKLIITEKIFLSFFAESIKCIVKEITNVLKDPQCSGVSTIMMVGGFSESEIIRVRIKEAFPDKEVFIPQQGGQAVLQGAVLYGHNPRIVSSRTCNYTYGVAVTAPFQHDVHDPTKLFIDNEEEMCDDIFHKCYTIDEQVDIGERRSISLTYNYVDEITQEKRKEDGKVEIYISETQNPMYVTDQGTTLHAVIHVPPPGGLWPPISHGRVELERGGTEMIGTYIDKITGARTSTKFEFLPKLENEFRRRLYDPQNVLLQSDDLDS